Proteins from a single region of Paramormyrops kingsleyae isolate MSU_618 chromosome 9, PKINGS_0.4, whole genome shotgun sequence:
- the mindy3 gene encoding ubiquitin carboxyl-terminal hydrolase MINDY-3, protein MTDMNKDLVELVWGRPSCSAVTETPFRRWTQGFVFSQTEPSALEQLEGGPCAVIAPVQAFLLKNVLFNCEGSSWPEISEDEQKVALCHTLSEILETACFHKAESYCLAVWSRAKMLEDSEIPGGHPESSQPTEGQQPSALGADQLGFERFHAVIQRRTLKTVEELKEAVLSFYDMWRNKFGVLLFLYSVILTKGIENIKNEIEDTLEPLIDPVYGHGSQSLINLLVTGHAVSNVWDGDRECSGMKLHGIHEQATVGFLTLMESLRYCKVGASLKSPKFPVWILGSETHLSVFFTKEMALVAPESPSEQARRVFQTFDPEDNGFIPDSLLEDVMKALDLVSEPEYVNLMKSKLDPEGLGVVLLGPFLLEFFPDQDTGIPDSFPVYHYNGLKQSNHNEKVAYVEGTALVLGFEDPMVRTDDTPIKRCLQTKWPYIELLWTTDRSPSLN, encoded by the exons ATGACCGACATGAACAAAGACCTAGTGGAGCTAGTGTGGGGAAGGCCGAGCTGCAGCGCTGTGACGGAGACTCCCTTCAGGAGATGGACGCAAG GGTTTGTCTTCAGCCAGACGGAGCCCAGCGCGCTGGAGCAACTGGAGGGCGGACCGTGTGCCGTGATCGCCCCAGTGCAG GCCTTCCTACTGAAGAACGTCTTGTTTAATTGCGAAGGCTCCAGCTGGCCAGAGATTTCAG AGGATGAACAGAAAGTCGCCCTCTGTCACACACTCAGTGAGATCTTGGAAACCGCCTGTTTCCACAAGGCCGAGTCCTACTGCCTGGCCGTGTGGTCCAGAGCGAAGATGCTGGAAGACTCGGAAATCCCAGGCGGCCACCCAGAGTCCAGTCAGCCGACGGAGGGCCAGCAACCCT CTGCACTCGGGGCGGATCAGCTTGGCTTTGAGCGGTTTCACGCCGTCATTCA GAGGAGGACCCTGAAGACCGTGGAGGAGCTGAAGGAAGCTGTGCTGTCCTTCTATGACATGTGGAGGAACAAGTTTGGGGTGCTGCTCTTTCTGTACTCCGTCATACTGACTAAG GGCATTGAAAACATAAAGAATGAAATTGAAGACACATTAGAGCCTCTGATTGATCCGGTCTACGGCCACGGGAG TCAGAGTCTAATCAACCTCCTCGTTACCGGACACGCCGTGTCCAATGTGTGGGATGGAGACAGAGAATGCTCTGGAATGA AGCTGCACGGCATTCATGAGCAGGCAACTGTGGGCTTCCTCACTCTGATGGAGTCTCTACGCTACTGCAAG GTTGGTGCCTCTCTGAAGTCTCCCAAGTTCCCTGTTTGGATTCTTGGCAGTGAGACTCACCTCTCTGTGTTTTTCACCAAG GAAATGGCACTGGTAGCCCCAGAATCACCATCAGAACAAGCCAGGAGGGTTTTCCAGACGTTCGACCCAGAAG ATAACGGCTTCATCCCAGATTCCCTGCTGGAGGATGTGATGAAGGCCTTGGACCTCGTCTCTGAGCCAGAGTA CGTGAACCTCATGAAGAGTAAACTGGACCCTGAGGGACTGGGCGTCGTCTTACTGGGGCCTTTCTTACTGGAGTTCTTCCCCGATCAG GACACAGGAATCCCCGACTCCTTTCCAGTGTATCACTACAACGGGCTTAAGCAGTCGAACCACAATGAGAAG GTGGCCTATGTGGAAGGAACCGCACTGGTGTTAGGGTTCGAGGACCCCATGGTGCGGACAGACGACACACCTATCAAGCGCTGCCTGCAGACCAAGTGGCCATACATCGAGCTGCTGTGGACCACGGACCGCTCCCCGTCGCTGAACTaa